A portion of the Drosophila sechellia strain sech25 chromosome 2R, ASM438219v1, whole genome shotgun sequence genome contains these proteins:
- the LOC116800509 gene encoding LOW QUALITY PROTEIN: uncharacterized protein LOC116800509 (The sequence of the model RefSeq protein was modified relative to this genomic sequence to represent the inferred CDS: inserted 2 bases in 1 codon), which produces MRFTIIRVFCTIILSLEIRGESITRHTNVKCEVLDKSFAEFSVCKLNVLGRGIIAXNFGVYKKFSGYHPFLFNVRVDFCHYMKHPNPMNIFHYFYTAVKPYSNFNHSCPYNVSALYHDILVKDFVLTDQMFAKIPLPTGNYMFSIKLATDDVWRAVLNTYFDVNVEKKN; this is translated from the exons ATGAGGTTTACAATAATCAGAGTGTTTTGCACTATAATATTGAGTTTAGAGATCCGCGGAGAAAGTATTACCCGACATACAAATGTCAAGTGTGAAGTATTGGACAAATCGTTTGCAGAATTCTCCGTTTGTAAGCTCAATGTTTTGGGTCGTGGTATAATCGC GAACTTTGGTGTCTATAAGAAGTTTTCGGGATACCATCCGTTTCTATTCAATGTCAGGGTTGATTTCTGTCACTATATGAAACATCCCAATCCtatgaacatttttcattaCTTCTACACCGCTGTGAAGCCCTATAGTAATTTCAATCATTCTTGTCCTTATAACGTAAGTGcactatat cATGATATACTTGTAAAGGACTTTGTCTTGACCGATCAAATGTTCGCGAAAATTCCCCTTCCAACGGGAAACTACATGTTTAGTATTAAATTGGCCACCGACGATGTGTGGAGAGCGGTCCTTAATACGTATTTTGACGTTAATGTGGAAAAGAAGAATtaa
- the LOC6608864 gene encoding neogenin isoform X2: MAITTNRSSRTLWNWLLSGCLIFQLIGNSLASQALSFTLEPQDAVVPEGHSVLLQCAGTASTGRGGKSKASSPSSVSIRWRGPDGQDLVIVGDTFRTQLKNGSLYISSVEENRGLTGAYQCLLTAEGMGSILSRPALVAIVRQPDLNQDFLETYLLPGQTAYFRCMLGEANWQEGVKHSVQWLKDDLPLPVDKLRMVVLPNGALEIDEVGPSDRGSYQCNVTSGSSSRLSSKTNLNIKKPSDPGADNSVAPSFLVGPSPKTVREGDTVTLGCVANGVPKPQIKWLRNGMDLDFNDLDSRFSIVGTGSLQISSAEDIDSGNYQCRASNTVDSLDAQATVQVQEPPKFIKAPKDTTAHEKDEPELKCDIWGKPKPVIRWLKNGDLITPNDYMQLVDGHNLKILGLLNSDAGMFQCVGTNAAGSVHAAARLRVVPQGGHSTKSLQTFDNLTKRRKPFNSGEQLRTKSGGSFPFPDEDDDLDDSDAGTTRLRIPSGKLLKFEQPLNDRRFNILNAGSALPLENQSKSYEDDDDDDDYDEDDPAKEALLEAYKQGEDAHKILDSWQQAKSKKSQQQKQSPASPDSPEQDPSAPHPGGKPLDSGLQARLPSQPRDLVAQIVKSRFVTLSWVEPLQNAGDVVYYTVYYKMNNSEREQKMVTKSHDDQQVNIQSLLPGRTYQFRVEANTNFGSGASSAPLEVSTQAEVNIAGPPRNFEGYARSHKEIYVKWEEPTVTNGEILKYRVYYSENDSGADLYHDSTALEAVLAELRPHTDYVISVVPFNRNGMGDSSTEIRVKTFSSTPSEPPNNVTLEVTSSSSITVHWEPPAEEDRNGQITGYKIRYRKFKDAPQVKSTPANIRYFELSNLDRNAEYQVKIAAMTVNGSGPFTEWNRANTLENDLDETQVPGKPIWISIHPGANNIALHWGPPQHPEIKIRNYVLGWGRGIPDENTIELKETERYHILKNLESNMDYVVSLRARNVKGDGPPIYDNIKTRDEEPVDAPTPLEVPVGLRAITMSSSSIVVYWIDTMLNKNQHVTDNRHYTVSYGITGSNRYRYHNTTDLNCMINDLRPNTQYEFAVKVVKGRRESSWSMSVLNSTYQNVPVTPPREVTVRLDELNPPTVIVQWIPPKHTLGQITGYNIYYTTDTTKRDRDWSVEAFAGEETMLMLPNLKPYTTYYFKVQARTTKGANNAPFSALVSYTTSAAVTMQEPDTIAKGIDNEKLLYIIIAATAVVLLVVLLGVLLLCRRKPQSSPEHTKKSYQKNNVGVPKPPDLWIHHDQMELKNIDKGLHTVTPVCSDGASSSGALTLPRSVVHSEYEVETPVPGHVTNSLDKRSYVPGYMTTSMNGTMERPQYPRTQYSHQNRSHMTMEAGLSQQSLTQPQSNSMAQTPEHPYGGYDANFCNAGNAAAGNGCVSTIESSKRGHPLKSFSVPGPPPTGGVTPVTKHTPAVTIRPQNQSPYKKPSFSAATPNRLQGGGSVVHSTDEIQRLAPSTSTEELNQEMANLEGLMKDLSAITANEFEC; this comes from the exons cGCTTTCGTTCACCTTGGAGCCCCAGGATGCCGTGGTGCCCGAGGGCCACTCGGTGCTGCTCCAGTGTGCGGGCACTGCATCCACGGGACGCGGAGGCAAGAGCAAGGCCAGCTCACCCAGCTCAGTGAGCATTCGGTGGCGAGGACCTGATGGGCAGGACCTGGTCATCGTGGGCGATACGTTCCGCACTCAGCTGAAAAATGGATCCCTGTACATCAGCTCCGTTGAGGAGAACCGTGGACTGACGGGAGCCTACCAGTGCCTGTTGACTGCCGAGGGTATGGGCAGTATACTCAGTCGACCCGCACTGGTGGCCATTGTCCGACAGCCAGATCTGAATCAGGACTTCCTGGAAACCTACCTGCTGCCAGGTCAAACGGCCTACTTCCGTTGCATGCTGGGCGAAGCCAACTGGCAGGAGGGCGTTAAGCACTCGGTGCAGTGGCTCAAGGATGACCTGCCACTGCCCGTGGATAAGTTGCGCATGGTGGTGCTGCCCAACGGAGCGCTGGAGATCGACGAAGTGGGTCCATCGGATCGCGGATCCTATCAGTGCAACGTGACTTCGGGCAGTTCCTCCCGGCTAAGCAGCAAAACGAACTTGAACATCAAGAAACCCAGTGACCCGGGTGCCGATAACTCAGTGGCTCCATCGTTCCTTGTGGGACCTTCGCCCAAAACCGTGAGGGAGGGCGACACCGTCACCCTGGGCTGTGTGGCCAACGGAGTGCCAAAGCCGCAGATTAAGTGGCTGCGAAATGGCATGGATTTGGATTTTAACGACCTGGACTCACGCTTCTCCATCGTTGGAACGGGTTCGCTGCAAATCTCCAGTGCCGAGGACATTGATTCAGGGAACTACCAGTGCCGGGCCAGCAATACGGTGGATTCGCTTGATGCTCAGGCCACGGTGCAGGTACAGGAGCCACCCAAGTTCATCAAGGCGCCTAAGGATACGACTGCCCACGAGAAGGACGAACCGGAATTGAAGTGCGATATCTGGGGCAAGCCAAAGCCCGTCATTAGGTGGCTTAAGAACGGAGATCTCATAACGCCGAATGACTACATGCAACTGGTGGATGGTCACAATCTGAAGATCCTTGGACTCCTCAACTCTGATGCTGGGATGTTCCAGTGCGTGGGCACCAATGCCGCCGGCAGTGTCCATGCTGCAGCTCGTCTGCGGGTTGTCCCGCAAGGAG GCCACTCCACCAAATCCCTCCAGACCTTTGACAATCTGACCAAGCGTCGCAAACCCTTCAATTCGGGTGAGCAGCTGCGAACCAAGTCCGGCGGGAGTTTTCCCTTTCCGGACGAGGACGATGACCTAGACGACAGTGACGCCGGTACGACACGACTAAGGATCCCATCCGGAAAGCTTCTCAAATTTGAGCAACCGCTCAACGACCGCAGATTCAATATCCTGAACGCGGGTAGTGCTTTGCCGCTGGAAAACCAATCGAAGAGTTACGaggacgatgacgatgacgacgactaTGACGAGGACGATCCAGCTAAGGAGGCTCTCCTGGAGGCCTACAAACAGGGCGAGGACGCACATAAAATACTGGACTCCTGGCAGCAGGCCAAGAGCAAGAAATcccagcagcaaaaacaatcCCCTGCTTCCCCAGACTCCCCCGAACAGGATCCGAGTGCTCCGCATCCAGGTGGCAAGCCGTTGGACAGCGGACTCCAGGCCCGATTGCCCAGCCAGCCGCGCGATCTGGTGGCGCAGATAGTGAAGTCTAGATTCGTGACCCTCAGCTGGGTGGAACCACTACAAAACGCCGGCGATGTGGTCTACTACACGGTCTACTACAAGATGAACAACAGCGAGAG GGAACAAAAAATGGTTACCAAGTCTCATGACGACCAGCAGGTCAATATTCAATCGCTGCTGCCCGGCAGAACGTATCAGTTCCGAGTGGAGGCCAATACAAATTTCGGCAGCGGTGCATCTTCTGCTCCCCTAGAAGTTAGTACCCAAGCGGAAGTGAACATTGCAGGTCCGCCGCGCAACTTTGAAGGATATGCACGCAGTCACAAAGAGATCTACGTCAAATGGGAAGAGCCCACGGTGACCAATGGAGAGATACTCAAGTATCGAGTGTACTATTCCGAG AACGACAGCGGTGCCGATTTATATCACGATAGTACTGCTTTAGAAGCAGTTCTTGCCGAGTTGCGTCCACACACGGATTACGTGATTTCAGTAGTGCCTTTTAATCGAAACGGAATGGGGGACTCCTCAACGGAGATACGTGTTAAGACGTTTTCCTCCACACCGTCGGAACCCCCTAATAATGTTACTCTTGAGGTGACCAGCTCCAGC TCCATTACCGTCCACTGGGAGCCGCCGGCAGAGGAAGATCGCAATGGCCAAATTACGGGCTACAAGATTCGCTATCGCAAGTTCAAGGATGCACCGCAGGTGAAGAGTACTCCTGCCAATATTCGTTACTTTGAGTTGAGCAACTTGGACCGCAATGCCGAGTACCAGGTGAAGATCGCTGCAATGACAGTGAATGGTTCCGGACCCTTCACGGAATGGAATCGTGCTAACACCCTGGAAAACGATCTGGACGAGACTCAAGTTCCGGGCAAACCAATTTGGATTAGCATTCATCCTGGAGCCAACAACATTGCCCTGCATTGGGGTCCCCCACAGCATCCGGAAATCAAGATACGCAACTACGTGCTGGGCTGGGGCCGTGGCATTCCCGATGAGAACACCATCGAGCTAAAGGAGACTGAGCGCTATCATATACTCAAGAATCTTGAGTCGAATATGGATTATGTTGTGTCGCTAAGGGCTAGAAATGTTAAAGGTGACGGTCCGCCCATATATGACAACATTAAGACACGCGACGAGGAGCCCGTGGACGCACCCACTCCACTAGAGGTTCCGGTGGGTCTGCGAGCCATCACCATGTCCAGCTCCTCGATTGTGGTCTACTGGATTGACACGATGCTGAACAAAAATCAGCATGTAACAGATAATCGCCACTATACGGTTAGCTATGGCATCACGGGATCTAATCGCTATCGCTACCACAACACCACGGATCTCAACTGTATGATTAATGATCTGCGACCCAATACGCAGTATGAGTTTGCTGTTAAGGTGGTCAAAGGACGAAGGGAGTCCTCCTGGTCGATGTCTGTGTTGAACAGTACATATCAGAATGTTCCTGTCACCCCGCCTCGAGAGGTTACTGTGCGCTTGGATGAGCTGAATCCGCCCACTGTGATCGTCCAGTGGATACCTCCGAAACATACTCTTGGTCAGATTACCGGATACAATATTTACTACACCACCGACACCACGAAAAGAGATCGCGACTGGTCAGTTGAAGCATTTGCCGGCGAGGAAACTATGCTCATGCTACCGAATCTGAAACCTTACACCACGTACTACTTTAAAGTTCAGGCTAGAACTACCAAAGGGGCTAATAATGCTCCTTTCTCGGCTCTGGTATCGTACACTACAAGTGCAGCCGTTACCATGCAGGAGCCCGACACCATAGCCAAGGGAATCGACAACGAGAAGCTGCTGTACATAATTATAGCAGCTACAGCTGTAGTGTTGCTTGTGGTGCTCTTGGGCGTCCTATTGCTCTGCCGACGTAAGCCACAATCTTCGCCAGAACATACTAAGAAGAG CTATCAAAAAAACAATGTTGGCGTGCCCAAGCCACCAGATCTATGGATACACCACGATCAAATGGAGCTCAAAAACATAGATAAAGGCTTGCACACAGTGACACCCGTCTGCAGCGATGGAGCCTCGAGCAGTGGTGCCCTCACCCTGCCACGATCAGTGGTGCACAGTGAATACGAGGTGGAGACGCCAGTGCCCGGTCATGTGACCAATTCTCTGGACAAGCGGTCCTATGTGCCAGGATATATGA CCACATCAATGAACGGAACGATGGAGCGACCTCAGTACCCGCGCACCCAGTACAGCCACCAAAATCGTTCCCACATGACCATGGAGGCTGGCCTCTCCCAGCAGAGTCTCACCCAACCGCAAAGCAACTCGATGGCTCAGACCCCAGAGCATCCTTATGGCGGCTACGATGCCAACTTCTG CAACGCGGGAAATGCAGCTGCAGGCAATGGCTGTGTGTCCACCATTGAGAGTTCTAAGCGTGGCCATCCTCTAAAGAGCTTCAGTGTGCCGGGTCCACCACCCACTGGCGGAGTCACCCCAGTTACCAAGCATA CTCCCGCCGTCACAATACGTCCACAAAATCAATCGCCCTACAAGAAACCATCTTTCTCGGCTGCCACGCCCAATCGCCTGCAGGGCGGTGGCTCAGTAGTGCACTCAACCGATGAGATTCAAAGACTTGCCCCCAGCACATCTACCGAGGAGCTAAACCAAGAAATGGCCAATCTGGAGGGCCTAATGAAGGATCTGAGCGCAATCACGGCCAACGAGTTCGAGTGTTAA
- the LOC6608864 gene encoding neogenin isoform X1, whose translation MAITTNRSSRTLWNWLLSGCLIFQLIGNSLASQALSFTLEPQDAVVPEGHSVLLQCAGTASTGRGGKSKASSPSSVSIRWRGPDGQDLVIVGDTFRTQLKNGSLYISSVEENRGLTGAYQCLLTAEGMGSILSRPALVAIVRQPDLNQDFLETYLLPGQTAYFRCMLGEANWQEGVKHSVQWLKDDLPLPVDKLRMVVLPNGALEIDEVGPSDRGSYQCNVTSGSSSRLSSKTNLNIKKPSDPGADNSVAPSFLVGPSPKTVREGDTVTLGCVANGVPKPQIKWLRNGMDLDFNDLDSRFSIVGTGSLQISSAEDIDSGNYQCRASNTVDSLDAQATVQVQEPPKFIKAPKDTTAHEKDEPELKCDIWGKPKPVIRWLKNGDLITPNDYMQLVDGHNLKILGLLNSDAGMFQCVGTNAAGSVHAAARLRVVPQGVKIKKRKSQGHSTKSLQTFDNLTKRRKPFNSGEQLRTKSGGSFPFPDEDDDLDDSDAGTTRLRIPSGKLLKFEQPLNDRRFNILNAGSALPLENQSKSYEDDDDDDDYDEDDPAKEALLEAYKQGEDAHKILDSWQQAKSKKSQQQKQSPASPDSPEQDPSAPHPGGKPLDSGLQARLPSQPRDLVAQIVKSRFVTLSWVEPLQNAGDVVYYTVYYKMNNSEREQKMVTKSHDDQQVNIQSLLPGRTYQFRVEANTNFGSGASSAPLEVSTQAEVNIAGPPRNFEGYARSHKEIYVKWEEPTVTNGEILKYRVYYSENDSGADLYHDSTALEAVLAELRPHTDYVISVVPFNRNGMGDSSTEIRVKTFSSTPSEPPNNVTLEVTSSSSITVHWEPPAEEDRNGQITGYKIRYRKFKDAPQVKSTPANIRYFELSNLDRNAEYQVKIAAMTVNGSGPFTEWNRANTLENDLDETQVPGKPIWISIHPGANNIALHWGPPQHPEIKIRNYVLGWGRGIPDENTIELKETERYHILKNLESNMDYVVSLRARNVKGDGPPIYDNIKTRDEEPVDAPTPLEVPVGLRAITMSSSSIVVYWIDTMLNKNQHVTDNRHYTVSYGITGSNRYRYHNTTDLNCMINDLRPNTQYEFAVKVVKGRRESSWSMSVLNSTYQNVPVTPPREVTVRLDELNPPTVIVQWIPPKHTLGQITGYNIYYTTDTTKRDRDWSVEAFAGEETMLMLPNLKPYTTYYFKVQARTTKGANNAPFSALVSYTTSAAVTMQEPDTIAKGIDNEKLLYIIIAATAVVLLVVLLGVLLLCRRKPQSSPEHTKKSYQKNNVGVPKPPDLWIHHDQMELKNIDKGLHTVTPVCSDGASSSGALTLPRSVVHSEYEVETPVPGHVTNSLDKRSYVPGYMTTSMNGTMERPQYPRTQYSHQNRSHMTMEAGLSQQSLTQPQSNSMAQTPEHPYGGYDANFCNAGNAAAGNGCVSTIESSKRGHPLKSFSVPGPPPTGGVTPVTKHTPAVTIRPQNQSPYKKPSFSAATPNRLQGGGSVVHSTDEIQRLAPSTSTEELNQEMANLEGLMKDLSAITANEFEC comes from the exons cGCTTTCGTTCACCTTGGAGCCCCAGGATGCCGTGGTGCCCGAGGGCCACTCGGTGCTGCTCCAGTGTGCGGGCACTGCATCCACGGGACGCGGAGGCAAGAGCAAGGCCAGCTCACCCAGCTCAGTGAGCATTCGGTGGCGAGGACCTGATGGGCAGGACCTGGTCATCGTGGGCGATACGTTCCGCACTCAGCTGAAAAATGGATCCCTGTACATCAGCTCCGTTGAGGAGAACCGTGGACTGACGGGAGCCTACCAGTGCCTGTTGACTGCCGAGGGTATGGGCAGTATACTCAGTCGACCCGCACTGGTGGCCATTGTCCGACAGCCAGATCTGAATCAGGACTTCCTGGAAACCTACCTGCTGCCAGGTCAAACGGCCTACTTCCGTTGCATGCTGGGCGAAGCCAACTGGCAGGAGGGCGTTAAGCACTCGGTGCAGTGGCTCAAGGATGACCTGCCACTGCCCGTGGATAAGTTGCGCATGGTGGTGCTGCCCAACGGAGCGCTGGAGATCGACGAAGTGGGTCCATCGGATCGCGGATCCTATCAGTGCAACGTGACTTCGGGCAGTTCCTCCCGGCTAAGCAGCAAAACGAACTTGAACATCAAGAAACCCAGTGACCCGGGTGCCGATAACTCAGTGGCTCCATCGTTCCTTGTGGGACCTTCGCCCAAAACCGTGAGGGAGGGCGACACCGTCACCCTGGGCTGTGTGGCCAACGGAGTGCCAAAGCCGCAGATTAAGTGGCTGCGAAATGGCATGGATTTGGATTTTAACGACCTGGACTCACGCTTCTCCATCGTTGGAACGGGTTCGCTGCAAATCTCCAGTGCCGAGGACATTGATTCAGGGAACTACCAGTGCCGGGCCAGCAATACGGTGGATTCGCTTGATGCTCAGGCCACGGTGCAGGTACAGGAGCCACCCAAGTTCATCAAGGCGCCTAAGGATACGACTGCCCACGAGAAGGACGAACCGGAATTGAAGTGCGATATCTGGGGCAAGCCAAAGCCCGTCATTAGGTGGCTTAAGAACGGAGATCTCATAACGCCGAATGACTACATGCAACTGGTGGATGGTCACAATCTGAAGATCCTTGGACTCCTCAACTCTGATGCTGGGATGTTCCAGTGCGTGGGCACCAATGCCGCCGGCAGTGTCCATGCTGCAGCTCGTCTGCGGGTTGTCCCGCAAGGAG tgaaaatcaaaaaacgaaaatccCAAGGCCACTCCACCAAATCCCTCCAGACCTTTGACAATCTGACCAAGCGTCGCAAACCCTTCAATTCGGGTGAGCAGCTGCGAACCAAGTCCGGCGGGAGTTTTCCCTTTCCGGACGAGGACGATGACCTAGACGACAGTGACGCCGGTACGACACGACTAAGGATCCCATCCGGAAAGCTTCTCAAATTTGAGCAACCGCTCAACGACCGCAGATTCAATATCCTGAACGCGGGTAGTGCTTTGCCGCTGGAAAACCAATCGAAGAGTTACGaggacgatgacgatgacgacgactaTGACGAGGACGATCCAGCTAAGGAGGCTCTCCTGGAGGCCTACAAACAGGGCGAGGACGCACATAAAATACTGGACTCCTGGCAGCAGGCCAAGAGCAAGAAATcccagcagcaaaaacaatcCCCTGCTTCCCCAGACTCCCCCGAACAGGATCCGAGTGCTCCGCATCCAGGTGGCAAGCCGTTGGACAGCGGACTCCAGGCCCGATTGCCCAGCCAGCCGCGCGATCTGGTGGCGCAGATAGTGAAGTCTAGATTCGTGACCCTCAGCTGGGTGGAACCACTACAAAACGCCGGCGATGTGGTCTACTACACGGTCTACTACAAGATGAACAACAGCGAGAG GGAACAAAAAATGGTTACCAAGTCTCATGACGACCAGCAGGTCAATATTCAATCGCTGCTGCCCGGCAGAACGTATCAGTTCCGAGTGGAGGCCAATACAAATTTCGGCAGCGGTGCATCTTCTGCTCCCCTAGAAGTTAGTACCCAAGCGGAAGTGAACATTGCAGGTCCGCCGCGCAACTTTGAAGGATATGCACGCAGTCACAAAGAGATCTACGTCAAATGGGAAGAGCCCACGGTGACCAATGGAGAGATACTCAAGTATCGAGTGTACTATTCCGAG AACGACAGCGGTGCCGATTTATATCACGATAGTACTGCTTTAGAAGCAGTTCTTGCCGAGTTGCGTCCACACACGGATTACGTGATTTCAGTAGTGCCTTTTAATCGAAACGGAATGGGGGACTCCTCAACGGAGATACGTGTTAAGACGTTTTCCTCCACACCGTCGGAACCCCCTAATAATGTTACTCTTGAGGTGACCAGCTCCAGC TCCATTACCGTCCACTGGGAGCCGCCGGCAGAGGAAGATCGCAATGGCCAAATTACGGGCTACAAGATTCGCTATCGCAAGTTCAAGGATGCACCGCAGGTGAAGAGTACTCCTGCCAATATTCGTTACTTTGAGTTGAGCAACTTGGACCGCAATGCCGAGTACCAGGTGAAGATCGCTGCAATGACAGTGAATGGTTCCGGACCCTTCACGGAATGGAATCGTGCTAACACCCTGGAAAACGATCTGGACGAGACTCAAGTTCCGGGCAAACCAATTTGGATTAGCATTCATCCTGGAGCCAACAACATTGCCCTGCATTGGGGTCCCCCACAGCATCCGGAAATCAAGATACGCAACTACGTGCTGGGCTGGGGCCGTGGCATTCCCGATGAGAACACCATCGAGCTAAAGGAGACTGAGCGCTATCATATACTCAAGAATCTTGAGTCGAATATGGATTATGTTGTGTCGCTAAGGGCTAGAAATGTTAAAGGTGACGGTCCGCCCATATATGACAACATTAAGACACGCGACGAGGAGCCCGTGGACGCACCCACTCCACTAGAGGTTCCGGTGGGTCTGCGAGCCATCACCATGTCCAGCTCCTCGATTGTGGTCTACTGGATTGACACGATGCTGAACAAAAATCAGCATGTAACAGATAATCGCCACTATACGGTTAGCTATGGCATCACGGGATCTAATCGCTATCGCTACCACAACACCACGGATCTCAACTGTATGATTAATGATCTGCGACCCAATACGCAGTATGAGTTTGCTGTTAAGGTGGTCAAAGGACGAAGGGAGTCCTCCTGGTCGATGTCTGTGTTGAACAGTACATATCAGAATGTTCCTGTCACCCCGCCTCGAGAGGTTACTGTGCGCTTGGATGAGCTGAATCCGCCCACTGTGATCGTCCAGTGGATACCTCCGAAACATACTCTTGGTCAGATTACCGGATACAATATTTACTACACCACCGACACCACGAAAAGAGATCGCGACTGGTCAGTTGAAGCATTTGCCGGCGAGGAAACTATGCTCATGCTACCGAATCTGAAACCTTACACCACGTACTACTTTAAAGTTCAGGCTAGAACTACCAAAGGGGCTAATAATGCTCCTTTCTCGGCTCTGGTATCGTACACTACAAGTGCAGCCGTTACCATGCAGGAGCCCGACACCATAGCCAAGGGAATCGACAACGAGAAGCTGCTGTACATAATTATAGCAGCTACAGCTGTAGTGTTGCTTGTGGTGCTCTTGGGCGTCCTATTGCTCTGCCGACGTAAGCCACAATCTTCGCCAGAACATACTAAGAAGAG CTATCAAAAAAACAATGTTGGCGTGCCCAAGCCACCAGATCTATGGATACACCACGATCAAATGGAGCTCAAAAACATAGATAAAGGCTTGCACACAGTGACACCCGTCTGCAGCGATGGAGCCTCGAGCAGTGGTGCCCTCACCCTGCCACGATCAGTGGTGCACAGTGAATACGAGGTGGAGACGCCAGTGCCCGGTCATGTGACCAATTCTCTGGACAAGCGGTCCTATGTGCCAGGATATATGA CCACATCAATGAACGGAACGATGGAGCGACCTCAGTACCCGCGCACCCAGTACAGCCACCAAAATCGTTCCCACATGACCATGGAGGCTGGCCTCTCCCAGCAGAGTCTCACCCAACCGCAAAGCAACTCGATGGCTCAGACCCCAGAGCATCCTTATGGCGGCTACGATGCCAACTTCTG CAACGCGGGAAATGCAGCTGCAGGCAATGGCTGTGTGTCCACCATTGAGAGTTCTAAGCGTGGCCATCCTCTAAAGAGCTTCAGTGTGCCGGGTCCACCACCCACTGGCGGAGTCACCCCAGTTACCAAGCATA CTCCCGCCGTCACAATACGTCCACAAAATCAATCGCCCTACAAGAAACCATCTTTCTCGGCTGCCACGCCCAATCGCCTGCAGGGCGGTGGCTCAGTAGTGCACTCAACCGATGAGATTCAAAGACTTGCCCCCAGCACATCTACCGAGGAGCTAAACCAAGAAATGGCCAATCTGGAGGGCCTAATGAAGGATCTGAGCGCAATCACGGCCAACGAGTTCGAGTGTTAA
- the LOC116800346 gene encoding uncharacterized protein LOC116800346 yields the protein MCPRTRWGRIDPTVEVNLVHGPSSKVIKLDNQTLPRRVEQQLLLMASPSPFLNFMNKFRLDEILINHQYKGVYSMRTAATITELAIYTWNVMSISDRQPYIRLARLAQQIQQSRKLRFLGHSSRSVNKRNPQ from the coding sequence ATGTGCCCGAGGACTCGTTGGGGACGGATCGATCCCACTGTGGAGGTCAACTTGGTGCACGGACCGTCGAGCAAGGTTATCAAGCTTGACAACCAAACGCTGCCACGGCGTGTCGAGCAGCAACTCCTTCTAATGGCCTCACCATCGCCGTTCCTCAATTTTATGAACAAATTTCGCTTGGACGAGATCCTGATTAACCATCAGTACAAGGGCGTCTACAGTATGCGTACCGCGGCCACCATCACCGAACTGGCCATCTACACGTGGAACGTGATGTCCATCTCCGATCGACAGCCGTACATTCGGTTGGCCCGGCTGGCGCAGCAGATTCAGCAATCGCGGAAGCTGCGCTTTCTGGGCCACAGCAGTCGGTCGGTGAACAAAAGGAATCCACAATGA
- the LOC6608865 gene encoding uncharacterized protein LOC6608865, whose translation MADLVSSRLIIVTAAILCSLSLRTECRPKSRFINMQCESYNESYAAFEKCKLNLLGRGRVGADIYLKLFQTPIDNCWINWSMYRRYNGFRPFLYNISTDLCQLLGNPNSISFQGLVMNAIKTGSNLNHSSPYNHDIIMDNMEFSDDFLKTLPLPQGIYKIQLRFATYKVWRVQVTVFIERKE comes from the exons ATGGCGGATCTTGTATCTAGCAGATTGATTATAGTAACCGCTGCTATTTTGTGCAGCTTAAGTTTGAGAACCGAATGCCGTCCAAAGTCCCGATTTATCAACATGCAGTGCGAATCCTACAATGAGTCGTATGCAGCTTTTGAGAAATGTAAACTCAATTTACTTGGAAGAGGTCGTGTGGGGGCCGACATATATTTAAAGCTGTTTCAAACGCCCATAGACAACTGTTGG ATTAATTGGTCCATGTACCGCCGCTACAATGGATTTCGTCCGTTTCTGTACAATATCAGCACCGATCTCTGCCAGCTTTTGGGTAACCCGAATTCCATATCGTTTCAAGGACTCGTTATGAATGCCATTAAGACGGGCTCGAATTTAAATCACTCGAGTCCATATAAC CACGACATTATTATGGATAACATGGAATTTTCAGATGATTTCCTTAAGACTTTGCCTCTACCGCAAGGTATCTATAAAATACAACTTCGTTTTGCCACTTACAAAGTTTGGAGGGTACAGGTAACCGTGTTCATAGAgagaaaagaataa